In Natator depressus isolate rNatDep1 chromosome 9, rNatDep2.hap1, whole genome shotgun sequence, a single genomic region encodes these proteins:
- the GPR149 gene encoding putative G-protein coupled receptor 149 has product MSVTPSHFPLNGTSLFTENHGIMDITNGQRTLNIFLFCLMFIITLTTLLGSIYSLVSLLKIQNKTTLSMIVTSLSVDDLISVVPVTIFMLMQWSSEALPQPLCTTSALLYLFQGISSNLKGTLIVSYNFYTINKTVMWSQWTSKQPVSMIWAILTIWTVSLLVCILPLCGWGTYVPTSWGCLTDCTSSYVLFLFIVYSLCFCLLTVLSVPLTYQLLCSDEQQRLYVNYQEITRGYFTPGTPPVCSTAPSLSLEDPVDKTLKHFRNACPSSEIVFRQSPAERCGLDSHCTNSVQSRSYTVEFAQKRFSLILALTKVILWLPTMIQMAVQHIVGFQSLSFETFSFLLTLLAATVTPVFVLSERWIHLPCGCIINCRRNAYAISSEERKTKRRGFEFNLSFQQGYGIYKISHENHHHDDDDDGDDNSISYHNLMNYDCENTQESQKDSSKILKSAKIEFSTIPIEDSSMFKDFSKGKSTETKQELAKDKSMDRLLSDKVGAFKREEVRNFDKSTFFEAQERRLSHEESRKPELTDWEWCRSKSERTPRQRSGGALAIPLCAFQGTVSLHAPTGKTLSLSTYEVSTEGQKITPTSKKIEVYRSKSVGHEPNPEDSPTTFADTNVKIHLEVLEICDNEEAMDTVSIISNISQSSTQVRSPSLRYSRKENRFVSCDLGETASYSLFIPSNNPDSDINISIPDTVEAHRRNSKKQHMERDGYQEEIQLLNKAYRKREEDGNSN; this is encoded by the exons ATGTCGGTAACACCTAGTCATTTCCCACTGAATGGGACAAGCCTCTTTACTGAAAATCATGGCATTATGGATATAACCAATGGACAAAGAACTTTGAATATCTTTCTTTTTTGCTTGATGTTTATAATTACGCTCACTACCCTGCTGGGCAGCATTTATTCACTAGTGTCCTTactgaaaattcaaaacaaaaccacacttTCAATGATTGTGACTTCCTTGTCTGTGGATGATTTGATAAGTGTGGTGCCAGTGACTATCTTTATGCTCATGCAGTGGTCAAGCGAGGCGCTCCCCCAGCCTCTGTGTACCACATCAGCGCTGCTTTATTTATTTCAGGGCATTTCTAGCAATCTGAAAGGTACTCTTATAGTTTCTTACAACTTCTACACGATCAACAAAACTGTGATGTGGAGTCAGTGGACCTCCAAACAGCCAGTGAGCATGATATGGGCCATTCTCACTATCTGGACTGTCAGCTTGCTGGTGTGCATTTTGCCTCTCTGTGGTTGGGGCACCTATGTCCCCACCTCTTGGGGTTGCCTCACAGATTGCACCAGTTCCTATGTCCTGTTTTTATTCATTGTCTATTCGCTGTGCTTCTGCCTTCTCACCGTGCTTTCTGTCCCTCTAACTTACCAACTGTTGTGCTCAGATGAGCAACAGCGTCTTTATGTCAATTACCAGGAAATCACCCGAGGCTATTTCACCCCTGGGACGCCCCCAGTCTGTAGCACCGCCccatccctttctctggaggaCCCCGTGGATAAAACCCTGAAGCATTTCCGAAATGCCTGCCCCAGCTCGGAGATAGTATTCAGGCAAAGCCCAGCTGAGCGCTGTGGGCTGGACTCCCATTGCACAAACAGTGTGCAGAGCAGGAGCTACACTGTGGAGTTTGCTCAGAAACGATTCTCGCTGATTCTTGCGTTGACAAAAGTCATTCTCTGGCTTCCAACAATG ATACAGATGGCTGTCCAGCACATAGTTGGTTTTCAAAGCCTTTCCTTTGAGACATTCAGTTTTCTGCTGACTTTACTAGCTGCCACGGTCACCCCTGTGTTTGTTTTGTCAGAACGCTGGATCCACCTGCCCTGTGGCTGCATCATTAACTGCAGGAGGAATGCATATGCCATTTCTTCAGAAGAAAGGAAAA CAAAAAGGAGGGGTTTTGAATTCAATCTGTCATTCCAACAAGGTTATGGAATCTACAAGATATCCCATGAAAACCACcaccatgatgatgatgatgatggtgatgataaCTCTATATCCTATCATAACCTGATGAACTATGACTGTGAAAACACACAAGAATCTCAGAAAGATAGCAGCAAAATCCTTAAATCCGCCAAAATTGAGTTCAGCACCATACCCATCGAGGATAGCTCCATGTTTAAAGATTTCAGCAAGGGCAAAAGTACGGAGACTAAACAAGAACTTGCCAAGGACAAAAGCATGGACCGTCTTCTTTCTGACAAAGTAGGAGCCTTTAAAAGAGAGGAGGTCAGAAACTttgacaaatcaacattttttgaaGCGCAGGAAAGAAGGCTGTCTCATGAGGAGAGCCGTAAACCAGAACTCACAGATTGGGAGTGGTGCAGGAGCAAATCTGAAAGGACTCCCCGTCAG CGCTCAGGTGGGGCCTTAGCTATTCCTTTATGTGCATTTCAAGGGACTGTATCTCTCCATGCACCCACGGGAAAAACTCTCTCTTTATCTACCTACGAGGTAAGCACTGAAGGGCAAAAAATAACACCCACATCAAAGAAAATTGAAGTATATCGATCCAAGAGTGTTGGTCATGAGCCAAACCCTGAGGATTCTCCTACTACATTTGCAGACACAAATGTTAAAATTCATTTAGAAGTTCTTGAAATTTGCGACAATGAAGAGGCCATGGATACTGTATCAATCATCAGTAATATCAGCCAGTCCTCTACCCAGGTCAGATCCCCGTCCTTGCGTTATTCACGGAAAGAAAACAGGTTTGTTTCATGCGATTTAGGAGAAACCGCTTCCTACTCTCTCTTTATACCATCAAACAATCCTGACAGCGATATTAACATATCAATTCCAGATACCGTTGAAGCTCATAGGCGGAATAGTAAAAAGCAGCATATGGAGAGAGATGGTTATCAGGAAGAAATACAATTGTTAAATAAAGCATacagaaaaagggaagaagatgGCAACAGCAATTAA